A genomic region of Eriocheir sinensis breed Jianghai 21 chromosome 42, ASM2467909v1, whole genome shotgun sequence contains the following coding sequences:
- the LOC127010121 gene encoding filaggrin-2-like isoform X6 has product MRPCSTLPFLLLLLPSSSSSTPTPSPVFLHKHLFIKGVSGVISPPWQDNWQIHVNIGGAQRGVPRGYRGNSQGSYYGTSWEVYSIGGHSAGGHDFPRGQGHSVGSHRYGSYRPGSHRGTSHLGGGHPSSTGGGHRGTSYQGGHPSSTGGGHRGTSYQGGHPSRNHYGDHHGDHHHGGGHQCGGQCGDHHHGVDHQFGGQHGDHHGDHHHGDHHDGGHQFGGQHGDHHGEDHHGPGHIHDHGHEKGQLGSSGRPTLAPGHTHDHGHEKGQLGSPGRPTLGPGHTHDHHGPGHTHDHGHEKGQLGSSGRLTLGPGHSHDHGHEKGQLRQVQPPGAILTPSQQGKIKVTLHPTFQGHLSMQGQDQIKPQLVDQIAPTPPVESHRGQTSPRPQIKPPVESHRGQTSGRPQLQAPGRHQVPGGDTIKFGHAHVNDMLISFHIHGDDPNLSDDFFDHDHIDGHAHSHGHGDDHIRGKPHQHTDTNTQDHTQDHTHADDHPNGRISEVHKTDRDLAALIKFEHAHDHDHGHSHGHAHDDDHGHSQGQKSTKDHNFGPLITFGPPTFKLTLEDDHGHAHDDDHGHVHGHAPDDDHGHVHGHAPDDDHGHAHDDDHGHSQGQKSTKDHNFGPLITFGPPTFKLTQDDHEHTHDDDHGHAHGHSHGDDHGHSQGQKGTNAHDFGPLIKFGPPTFKLTVEDDHGHAHDDHGHAHDDPRHQGQKVTAEVVGIDSGLLGGEVSSAPQRSKVREEKIDLRTQFTAA; this is encoded by the exons ATGCGTCCCTgttctaccctccccttcctcctcctcctcctcccctcctcctcctcctccacccccaccccctcccccgtcTTCCTCCACAAACACCTCTTCATCAAGGGAGTCTCAGGGGTAATCTCTCCCCCGTGGCAAGACAACTGGCAGATACATGTCAACATCGGGGGCGCCCAACGGGGTGTCCCACGGGGCTACCGGGGTAATTCCCAAGGGTCCTATTATGGTACCTCTTGGGAGGTTTACTCTATTGGGGGTCACTCTGCTGGAGGTCATGATTTCCCGAGAGGTCAAGGTCACAGCGTTGGAAGTCATCGGTATGGAAGTTATCGCCCAGGAAGTCACCGTGGAACAAGTCATCTAGGAGGAG GTCATCCGTCAAGCACTGGAGGAGGTCATCGTGGAACAAGTTATCAGGGAGGTCATCCGTCAAGCACTGGAGGAGGTCATCGTGGAACAAGTTATCAGGGAGGTCATCCGTCACGCAATCATTATGGAGATCATCATGGAGATCATCATCATGGAGGAGGTCACCAGTGTGGAGGTCAATGTGGAGATCATCATCATGGAGTAGATCATCAGTTTGGAGGTCAACATGGAGATCATCATGGAGATCATCATCATGGAGATCATCATGATGGAGGTCATCAGTTTGGAGGTCAACATGGAGATCATCATGGAGAAGATCATCACGGTCCAGGTCACATTCACGATCACGGTCATGAGAAAGGTCAACTCGGGTCATCAGGTCGTCCCACACTCGCTCCAGGTCACACTCACGATCACGGTCATGAGAAAGGTCAACTCGGGTCACCAGGTCGTCCCACACTCGGTCCAGGTCACACTCACGATCATCATGGTCCAGGTCACACTCACGATCACGGTCATGAGAAAGGTCAACTCGGGTCATCAGGTCGTCTCACACTCGGTCCAGGTCACTCTCACGATCACGGTCATGAGAAAGGTCAACTCAGACAGGTTCAGCCACCCGGTGCCATCCTTACGCCAAGCCAACAAGGTAAAATCAAGGTCACGCTTCATCCCACGTTCCAAGGTCACCTCTCGATGCAAGGACAAGATCAAATCAAGCCTCAACTTGTAGATCAAATTGCACCCACGCCTCCAGTTGAAAGTCACAGAGGTCAAACTTCACCCCGACCTCAAATCAAGCCTCCAGTTGAAAGTCACAGAGGTCAAACTTCAGGCCGACCTCAACTCCAGGCTCCAGGCAGACATCAAGTTCCCGGGGGCGACACCATCAAGTTTGGTCACGCCCACGTCAATGATATGCTCATCAGTTTTCACATCCACGGAGATGATCCAAACCTCAGCGACGACTTCTTCGACCACGACCACATTGATGGCCACGCCCACAGCCATGGCCACGGGGACGACCACATCCGCGGAAAGCCACACCAGCATACCGACACCAACACCCAGGACCATACCCAGGACCATACCCACGCAGATGACCACCCAAACGGACGTATCTCAGAGGTGCATAAAACTGACCGTGATCTCGCCGCCCTCATCAAGTTCGAACACGCCCACGACCATGACCACGGACACTCCCACGGACACGCCCACGACGATGACCACGGGCATTCCCAAGGACAAAAAAGTACGAAAGATCACAATTTTGGACCACTTATAACATTTGGTCCGCCCACGTTCAAATTAACCCTAGAAGACGATCACGGACACGCCCACGACGATGACCACGGACATGTTCACGGACACGCCCCCGACGATGACCACGGACACGTTCACGGACACGCCCCCGACGATGACCACGGACACGCCCACGACGATGACCACGGGCATTCCCAAGGACAAAAAAGTACGAAAGATCACAATTTTGGACCACTCATAACATTTGGTCCGCCCACGTTCAAATTAACCCAAGACGATCACGAACACACCCACGACGATGACCACGGACACGCCCACGGACACTCCCACGGCGATGACCACGGGCATTCCCAAGGACAAAAAGGTACGAACGCCCACGATTTCGGACCGCTTATAAAATTCGGTCCGCCCACGTTCAAATTAACCGTAGAAGACGACCACGGACACGCTCACGACGACCACGGACACGCCCACGATGaccccaggcaccaaggtcaaaAGGTCACCGCAGAGGTCGTCGGCATTGATTCAGGATTGTtaggag gTGAGGTCAGCTCCGCCCCCCAGAGGTCAAAGGTCAGGGAAGAAAAAATTGACCTTAGAACCCAATTTACag cagcgtag
- the LOC127010121 gene encoding hornerin-like isoform X4, which translates to MRPCSTLPFLLLLLPSSSSSTPTPSPVFLHKHLFIKGVSGVISPPWQDNWQIHVNIGGAQRGVPRGYRGNSQGSYYGTSWEVYSIGGHSAGGHDFPRGQGHSVGSHRYGSYRPGSHRGTSHLGGGHPSSTGGGHRGTSYQGGHPSSTGGGHRGTSYQGGHPSSTGGGHRGTSYQGGHPSRNHYGDHHGDHHHGGGHQCGGQCGDHHHGVDHQFGGQHGDHHGDHHHGDHHDGGHQFGGQHGDHHGEDHHGPGHIHDHGHEKGQLGSSGRPTLAPGHTHDHGHEKGQLGSPGRPTLGPGHTHDHHGPGHTHDHGHEKGQLGSSGRLTLGPGHSHDHGHEKGQLRQVQPPGAILTPSQQGKIKVTLHPTFQGHLSMQGQDQIKPQLVDQIAPTPPVESHRGQTSPRPQIKPPVESHRGQTSGRPQLQAPGRHQVPGGDTIKFGHAHVNDMLISFHIHGDDPNLSDDFFDHDHIDGHAHSHGHGDDHIRGKPHQHTDTNTQDHTQDHTHADDHPNGRISEVHKTDRDLAALIKFEHAHDHDHGHSHGHAHDDDHGHSQGQKSTKDHNFGPLITFGPPTFKLTLEDDHGHAHDDDHGHVHGHAPDDDHGHVHGHAPDDDHGHAHDDDHGHSQGQKSTKDHNFGPLITFGPPTFKLTQDDHEHTHDDDHGHAHGHSHGDDHGHSQGQKGTNAHDFGPLIKFGPPTFKLTVEDDHGHAHDDHGHAHDDPRHQGQKVTAEVVGIDSGLLGGEVSSAPQRSKVREEKIDLRTQFTAA; encoded by the exons ATGCGTCCCTgttctaccctccccttcctcctcctcctcctcccctcctcctcctcctccacccccaccccctcccccgtcTTCCTCCACAAACACCTCTTCATCAAGGGAGTCTCAGGGGTAATCTCTCCCCCGTGGCAAGACAACTGGCAGATACATGTCAACATCGGGGGCGCCCAACGGGGTGTCCCACGGGGCTACCGGGGTAATTCCCAAGGGTCCTATTATGGTACCTCTTGGGAGGTTTACTCTATTGGGGGTCACTCTGCTGGAGGTCATGATTTCCCGAGAGGTCAAGGTCACAGCGTTGGAAGTCATCGGTATGGAAGTTATCGCCCAGGAAGTCACCGTGGAACAAGTCATCTAGGAGGAG GTCATCCGTCAAGCACTGGAGGAGGTCATCGTGGAACAAGTTATCAGGGAGGTCATCCGTCAAGCACTGGAGGAGGTCATCGTGGAACAAGTTATCAGGGAGGTCATCCGTCAAGCACTGGAGGAGGTCATCGTGGAACAAGTTATCAGGGAGGTCATCCGTCACGCAATCATTATGGAGATCATCATGGAGATCATCATCATGGAGGAGGTCACCAGTGTGGAGGTCAATGTGGAGATCATCATCATGGAGTAGATCATCAGTTTGGAGGTCAACATGGAGATCATCATGGAGATCATCATCATGGAGATCATCATGATGGAGGTCATCAGTTTGGAGGTCAACATGGAGATCATCATGGAGAAGATCATCACGGTCCAGGTCACATTCACGATCACGGTCATGAGAAAGGTCAACTCGGGTCATCAGGTCGTCCCACACTCGCTCCAGGTCACACTCACGATCACGGTCATGAGAAAGGTCAACTCGGGTCACCAGGTCGTCCCACACTCGGTCCAGGTCACACTCACGATCATCATGGTCCAGGTCACACTCACGATCACGGTCATGAGAAAGGTCAACTCGGGTCATCAGGTCGTCTCACACTCGGTCCAGGTCACTCTCACGATCACGGTCATGAGAAAGGTCAACTCAGACAGGTTCAGCCACCCGGTGCCATCCTTACGCCAAGCCAACAAGGTAAAATCAAGGTCACGCTTCATCCCACGTTCCAAGGTCACCTCTCGATGCAAGGACAAGATCAAATCAAGCCTCAACTTGTAGATCAAATTGCACCCACGCCTCCAGTTGAAAGTCACAGAGGTCAAACTTCACCCCGACCTCAAATCAAGCCTCCAGTTGAAAGTCACAGAGGTCAAACTTCAGGCCGACCTCAACTCCAGGCTCCAGGCAGACATCAAGTTCCCGGGGGCGACACCATCAAGTTTGGTCACGCCCACGTCAATGATATGCTCATCAGTTTTCACATCCACGGAGATGATCCAAACCTCAGCGACGACTTCTTCGACCACGACCACATTGATGGCCACGCCCACAGCCATGGCCACGGGGACGACCACATCCGCGGAAAGCCACACCAGCATACCGACACCAACACCCAGGACCATACCCAGGACCATACCCACGCAGATGACCACCCAAACGGACGTATCTCAGAGGTGCATAAAACTGACCGTGATCTCGCCGCCCTCATCAAGTTCGAACACGCCCACGACCATGACCACGGACACTCCCACGGACACGCCCACGACGATGACCACGGGCATTCCCAAGGACAAAAAAGTACGAAAGATCACAATTTTGGACCACTTATAACATTTGGTCCGCCCACGTTCAAATTAACCCTAGAAGACGATCACGGACACGCCCACGACGATGACCACGGACATGTTCACGGACACGCCCCCGACGATGACCACGGACACGTTCACGGACACGCCCCCGACGATGACCACGGACACGCCCACGACGATGACCACGGGCATTCCCAAGGACAAAAAAGTACGAAAGATCACAATTTTGGACCACTCATAACATTTGGTCCGCCCACGTTCAAATTAACCCAAGACGATCACGAACACACCCACGACGATGACCACGGACACGCCCACGGACACTCCCACGGCGATGACCACGGGCATTCCCAAGGACAAAAAGGTACGAACGCCCACGATTTCGGACCGCTTATAAAATTCGGTCCGCCCACGTTCAAATTAACCGTAGAAGACGACCACGGACACGCTCACGACGACCACGGACACGCCCACGATGaccccaggcaccaaggtcaaaAGGTCACCGCAGAGGTCGTCGGCATTGATTCAGGATTGTtaggag gTGAGGTCAGCTCCGCCCCCCAGAGGTCAAAGGTCAGGGAAGAAAAAATTGACCTTAGAACCCAATTTACag cagcgtag
- the LOC127010121 gene encoding hornerin-like isoform X2, whose amino-acid sequence MRPCSTLPFLLLLLPSSSSSTPTPSPVFLHKHLFIKGVSGVISPPWQDNWQIHVNIGGAQRGVPRGYRGNSQGSYYGTSWEVYSIGGHSAGGHDFPRGQGHSVGSHRYGSYRPGSHRGTSHLGGGHPSSTGGGHRGTSYQGGHPSSTGGGHRGTSYQGGHPSSTGGGHRGTSYQGGHPSSTGGGHRGTSYQGGHPSRNHYGDHHGDHHHGGGHQCGGQCGDHHHGVDHQFGGQHGDHHGDHHHGDHHDGGHQFGGQHGDHHGEDHHGPGHIHDHGHEKGQLGSSGRPTLAPGHTHDHGHEKGQLGSPGRPTLGPGHTHDHHGPGHTHDHGHEKGQLGSSGRLTLGPGHSHDHGHEKGQLRQVQPPGAILTPSQQGKIKVTLHPTFQGHLSMQGQDQIKPQLVDQIAPTPPVESHRGQTSPRPQIKPPVESHRGQTSGRPQLQAPGRHQVPGGDTIKFGHAHVNDMLISFHIHGDDPNLSDDFFDHDHIDGHAHSHGHGDDHIRGKPHQHTDTNTQDHTQDHTHADDHPNGRISEVHKTDRDLAALIKFEHAHDHDHGHSHGHAHDDDHGHSQGQKSTKDHNFGPLITFGPPTFKLTLEDDHGHAHDDDHGHVHGHAPDDDHGHVHGHAPDDDHGHAHDDDHGHSQGQKSTKDHNFGPLITFGPPTFKLTQDDHEHTHDDDHGHAHGHSHGDDHGHSQGQKGTNAHDFGPLIKFGPPTFKLTVEDDHGHAHDDHGHAHDDPRHQGQKVTAEVVGIDSGLLGGEVSSAPQRSKVREEKIDLRTQFTA is encoded by the exons ATGCGTCCCTgttctaccctccccttcctcctcctcctcctcccctcctcctcctcctccacccccaccccctcccccgtcTTCCTCCACAAACACCTCTTCATCAAGGGAGTCTCAGGGGTAATCTCTCCCCCGTGGCAAGACAACTGGCAGATACATGTCAACATCGGGGGCGCCCAACGGGGTGTCCCACGGGGCTACCGGGGTAATTCCCAAGGGTCCTATTATGGTACCTCTTGGGAGGTTTACTCTATTGGGGGTCACTCTGCTGGAGGTCATGATTTCCCGAGAGGTCAAGGTCACAGCGTTGGAAGTCATCGGTATGGAAGTTATCGCCCAGGAAGTCACCGTGGAACAAGTCATCTAGGAGGAGGTCATCCGTCAAGCACTGGAGGAGGTCATCGTGGAACAAGTTATCAGGGAG GTCATCCGTCAAGCACTGGAGGAGGTCATCGTGGAACAAGTTATCAGGGAGGTCATCCGTCAAGCACTGGAGGAGGTCATCGTGGAACAAGTTATCAGGGAGGTCATCCGTCAAGCACTGGAGGAGGTCATCGTGGAACAAGTTATCAGGGAGGTCATCCGTCACGCAATCATTATGGAGATCATCATGGAGATCATCATCATGGAGGAGGTCACCAGTGTGGAGGTCAATGTGGAGATCATCATCATGGAGTAGATCATCAGTTTGGAGGTCAACATGGAGATCATCATGGAGATCATCATCATGGAGATCATCATGATGGAGGTCATCAGTTTGGAGGTCAACATGGAGATCATCATGGAGAAGATCATCACGGTCCAGGTCACATTCACGATCACGGTCATGAGAAAGGTCAACTCGGGTCATCAGGTCGTCCCACACTCGCTCCAGGTCACACTCACGATCACGGTCATGAGAAAGGTCAACTCGGGTCACCAGGTCGTCCCACACTCGGTCCAGGTCACACTCACGATCATCATGGTCCAGGTCACACTCACGATCACGGTCATGAGAAAGGTCAACTCGGGTCATCAGGTCGTCTCACACTCGGTCCAGGTCACTCTCACGATCACGGTCATGAGAAAGGTCAACTCAGACAGGTTCAGCCACCCGGTGCCATCCTTACGCCAAGCCAACAAGGTAAAATCAAGGTCACGCTTCATCCCACGTTCCAAGGTCACCTCTCGATGCAAGGACAAGATCAAATCAAGCCTCAACTTGTAGATCAAATTGCACCCACGCCTCCAGTTGAAAGTCACAGAGGTCAAACTTCACCCCGACCTCAAATCAAGCCTCCAGTTGAAAGTCACAGAGGTCAAACTTCAGGCCGACCTCAACTCCAGGCTCCAGGCAGACATCAAGTTCCCGGGGGCGACACCATCAAGTTTGGTCACGCCCACGTCAATGATATGCTCATCAGTTTTCACATCCACGGAGATGATCCAAACCTCAGCGACGACTTCTTCGACCACGACCACATTGATGGCCACGCCCACAGCCATGGCCACGGGGACGACCACATCCGCGGAAAGCCACACCAGCATACCGACACCAACACCCAGGACCATACCCAGGACCATACCCACGCAGATGACCACCCAAACGGACGTATCTCAGAGGTGCATAAAACTGACCGTGATCTCGCCGCCCTCATCAAGTTCGAACACGCCCACGACCATGACCACGGACACTCCCACGGACACGCCCACGACGATGACCACGGGCATTCCCAAGGACAAAAAAGTACGAAAGATCACAATTTTGGACCACTTATAACATTTGGTCCGCCCACGTTCAAATTAACCCTAGAAGACGATCACGGACACGCCCACGACGATGACCACGGACATGTTCACGGACACGCCCCCGACGATGACCACGGACACGTTCACGGACACGCCCCCGACGATGACCACGGACACGCCCACGACGATGACCACGGGCATTCCCAAGGACAAAAAAGTACGAAAGATCACAATTTTGGACCACTCATAACATTTGGTCCGCCCACGTTCAAATTAACCCAAGACGATCACGAACACACCCACGACGATGACCACGGACACGCCCACGGACACTCCCACGGCGATGACCACGGGCATTCCCAAGGACAAAAAGGTACGAACGCCCACGATTTCGGACCGCTTATAAAATTCGGTCCGCCCACGTTCAAATTAACCGTAGAAGACGACCACGGACACGCTCACGACGACCACGGACACGCCCACGATGaccccaggcaccaaggtcaaaAGGTCACCGCAGAGGTCGTCGGCATTGATTCAGGATTGTtaggag gTGAGGTCAGCTCCGCCCCCCAGAGGTCAAAGGTCAGGGAAGAAAAAATTGACCTTAGAACCCAATTTACag cgtag
- the LOC127010121 gene encoding hornerin-like isoform X5 → MRPCSTLPFLLLLLPSSSSSTPTPSPVFLHKHLFIKGVSGVISPPWQDNWQIHVNIGGAQRGVPRGYRGNSQGSYYGTSWEVYSIGGHSAGGHDFPRGQGHSVGSHRYGSYRPGSHRGTSHLGGGHPSSTGGGHRGTSYQGGHPSSTGGGHRGTSYQGGHPSSTGGGHRGTSYQGGHPSSTGGGHRGTSYQGGHPSRNHYGDHHGDHHHGGGHQCGGQCGDHHHGVDHQFGGQHGDHHGDHHHGDHHDGGHQFGGQHGDHHGEDHHGPGHIHDHGHEKGQLGSSGRPTLAPGHTHDHGHEKGQLGSPGRPTLGPGHTHDHHGPGHTHDHGHEKGQLGSSGRLTLGPGHSHDHGHEKGQLRQVQPPGAILTPSQQGKIKVTLHPTFQGHLSMQGQDQIKPQLVDQIAPTPPVESHRGQTSPRPQIKPPVESHRGQTSGRPQLQAPGRHQVPGGDTIKFGHAHVNDMLISFHIHGDDPNLSDDFFDHDHIDGHAHSHGHGDDHIRGKPHQHTDTNTQDHTQDHTHADDHPNGRISEVHKTDRDLAALIKFEHAHDHDHGHSHGHAHDDDHGHSQGQKSTKDHNFGPLITFGPPTFKLTLEDDHGHAHDDDHGHVHGHAPDDDHGHVHGHAPDDDHGHAHDDDHGHSQGQKSTKDHNFGPLITFGPPTFKLTQDDHEHTHDDDHGHAHGHSHGDDHGHSQGQKGTNAHDFGPLIKFGPPTFKLTVEDDHGHAHDDHGHAHDDPRHQGQKVTAEVVGIDSGLLGA, encoded by the exons ATGCGTCCCTgttctaccctccccttcctcctcctcctcctcccctcctcctcctcctccacccccaccccctcccccgtcTTCCTCCACAAACACCTCTTCATCAAGGGAGTCTCAGGGGTAATCTCTCCCCCGTGGCAAGACAACTGGCAGATACATGTCAACATCGGGGGCGCCCAACGGGGTGTCCCACGGGGCTACCGGGGTAATTCCCAAGGGTCCTATTATGGTACCTCTTGGGAGGTTTACTCTATTGGGGGTCACTCTGCTGGAGGTCATGATTTCCCGAGAGGTCAAGGTCACAGCGTTGGAAGTCATCGGTATGGAAGTTATCGCCCAGGAAGTCACCGTGGAACAAGTCATCTAGGAGGAGGTCATCCGTCAAGCACTGGAGGAGGTCATCGTGGAACAAGTTATCAGGGAG GTCATCCGTCAAGCACTGGAGGAGGTCATCGTGGAACAAGTTATCAGGGAGGTCATCCGTCAAGCACTGGAGGAGGTCATCGTGGAACAAGTTATCAGGGAGGTCATCCGTCAAGCACTGGAGGAGGTCATCGTGGAACAAGTTATCAGGGAGGTCATCCGTCACGCAATCATTATGGAGATCATCATGGAGATCATCATCATGGAGGAGGTCACCAGTGTGGAGGTCAATGTGGAGATCATCATCATGGAGTAGATCATCAGTTTGGAGGTCAACATGGAGATCATCATGGAGATCATCATCATGGAGATCATCATGATGGAGGTCATCAGTTTGGAGGTCAACATGGAGATCATCATGGAGAAGATCATCACGGTCCAGGTCACATTCACGATCACGGTCATGAGAAAGGTCAACTCGGGTCATCAGGTCGTCCCACACTCGCTCCAGGTCACACTCACGATCACGGTCATGAGAAAGGTCAACTCGGGTCACCAGGTCGTCCCACACTCGGTCCAGGTCACACTCACGATCATCATGGTCCAGGTCACACTCACGATCACGGTCATGAGAAAGGTCAACTCGGGTCATCAGGTCGTCTCACACTCGGTCCAGGTCACTCTCACGATCACGGTCATGAGAAAGGTCAACTCAGACAGGTTCAGCCACCCGGTGCCATCCTTACGCCAAGCCAACAAGGTAAAATCAAGGTCACGCTTCATCCCACGTTCCAAGGTCACCTCTCGATGCAAGGACAAGATCAAATCAAGCCTCAACTTGTAGATCAAATTGCACCCACGCCTCCAGTTGAAAGTCACAGAGGTCAAACTTCACCCCGACCTCAAATCAAGCCTCCAGTTGAAAGTCACAGAGGTCAAACTTCAGGCCGACCTCAACTCCAGGCTCCAGGCAGACATCAAGTTCCCGGGGGCGACACCATCAAGTTTGGTCACGCCCACGTCAATGATATGCTCATCAGTTTTCACATCCACGGAGATGATCCAAACCTCAGCGACGACTTCTTCGACCACGACCACATTGATGGCCACGCCCACAGCCATGGCCACGGGGACGACCACATCCGCGGAAAGCCACACCAGCATACCGACACCAACACCCAGGACCATACCCAGGACCATACCCACGCAGATGACCACCCAAACGGACGTATCTCAGAGGTGCATAAAACTGACCGTGATCTCGCCGCCCTCATCAAGTTCGAACACGCCCACGACCATGACCACGGACACTCCCACGGACACGCCCACGACGATGACCACGGGCATTCCCAAGGACAAAAAAGTACGAAAGATCACAATTTTGGACCACTTATAACATTTGGTCCGCCCACGTTCAAATTAACCCTAGAAGACGATCACGGACACGCCCACGACGATGACCACGGACATGTTCACGGACACGCCCCCGACGATGACCACGGACACGTTCACGGACACGCCCCCGACGATGACCACGGACACGCCCACGACGATGACCACGGGCATTCCCAAGGACAAAAAAGTACGAAAGATCACAATTTTGGACCACTCATAACATTTGGTCCGCCCACGTTCAAATTAACCCAAGACGATCACGAACACACCCACGACGATGACCACGGACACGCCCACGGACACTCCCACGGCGATGACCACGGGCATTCCCAAGGACAAAAAGGTACGAACGCCCACGATTTCGGACCGCTTATAAAATTCGGTCCGCCCACGTTCAAATTAACCGTAGAAGACGACCACGGACACGCTCACGACGACCACGGACACGCCCACGATGaccccaggcaccaaggtcaaaAGGTCACCGCAGAGGTCGTCGGCATTGATTCAGGATTGTtaggag cgtag